Proteins from a genomic interval of Sphingobacterium lactis:
- a CDS encoding acyl-CoA dehydrogenase family protein, which translates to MFDKAKNILKLLKSVDFEQLEKISKKVDLAQVLGAVSKMDENQLNMAMKMLTGSKKKKDPPPINADFYDVSAKLSETDRALQMKVRTFLETEIKPLVNKYWLHDEFPFEIIPKLRELNVCGYVYEGYGCAGGTSLMDGIIASEFGRVDPSIATFLGVQSGLAMGSIYMCGSEEQKNEWLPKMQQLEKIGAFGLTEPLVGSATAGGLTTTCKRDGDNWVLNGQKKWIGNSTFSDITIIWARDLDDQQVKGFIVRKENPGFAVEKIKGKMALRIVQNGLITLTDCVVPDSDRLPHANSFKDTAKVLQMTRAGVAWMAVGCARGAYENALDYTIKREQFGKPIASFQLIQNHLVEMLSNLTAMQTLVFRLSELQDDDKLRDEHASLAKVFCTLRMRDIVSKAREVMGGNGILLEYNVARFLADAEAIYSYEGTKEINSLIVGRSITGFSAFV; encoded by the coding sequence ATGTTTGACAAAGCAAAGAATATCCTAAAGCTCTTAAAATCAGTTGATTTTGAGCAGTTGGAAAAGATTTCGAAAAAGGTAGATTTAGCGCAAGTTTTGGGTGCAGTATCCAAAATGGACGAGAATCAACTGAATATGGCCATGAAAATGTTGACCGGCAGCAAGAAGAAAAAGGATCCACCGCCGATCAATGCCGATTTTTACGATGTATCCGCCAAATTATCCGAAACCGACCGTGCCCTGCAGATGAAGGTACGGACCTTCCTGGAAACTGAAATAAAACCACTGGTCAATAAATATTGGTTGCATGATGAATTCCCTTTTGAGATTATTCCCAAACTGCGGGAGCTCAATGTCTGTGGGTATGTGTACGAAGGTTACGGCTGTGCGGGGGGAACTTCCCTGATGGATGGCATTATTGCCAGCGAGTTCGGGCGGGTCGATCCCTCCATTGCCACTTTCCTGGGAGTGCAGAGCGGGCTGGCGATGGGTTCCATCTACATGTGCGGATCGGAAGAACAGAAGAATGAATGGTTGCCCAAGATGCAGCAGCTGGAGAAGATCGGTGCCTTCGGCCTTACCGAGCCCTTGGTAGGTTCGGCAACAGCCGGTGGACTGACCACAACCTGTAAACGCGATGGAGATAATTGGGTGCTGAATGGACAGAAGAAATGGATCGGTAACTCCACCTTTTCCGATATCACCATTATTTGGGCGCGCGACCTGGATGACCAACAGGTGAAAGGATTTATCGTCCGCAAGGAAAATCCGGGCTTTGCCGTGGAGAAGATCAAAGGAAAAATGGCGCTTCGGATCGTGCAGAATGGTTTGATCACGCTGACAGACTGCGTCGTTCCTGACTCCGACCGCTTGCCACATGCCAACTCGTTCAAGGATACGGCAAAGGTGCTGCAAATGACCCGGGCAGGAGTGGCCTGGATGGCTGTCGGCTGTGCCCGTGGTGCCTACGAGAATGCACTGGACTACACCATAAAGCGCGAGCAGTTTGGTAAGCCAATCGCGTCCTTCCAGCTTATCCAGAACCACCTGGTAGAGATGCTGTCCAACCTGACAGCCATGCAAACCCTGGTGTTCCGACTCTCGGAGTTGCAGGATGACGACAAGCTCAGGGATGAACATGCCTCCCTGGCAAAGGTGTTCTGTACCCTTCGGATGCGCGATATCGTTTCCAAGGCACGTGAAGTCATGGGCGGGAACGGTATATTACTGGAGTATAACGTAGCGCGCTTTCTCGCGGATGCGGAAGCGATTTATTCCTATGAAGGTACCAAAGAGATCAACTCCCTCATCGTCGGCAGAAGCATAACGGGCTTTAGCGCGTTTGTCTAA
- a CDS encoding NifU family protein: MATINVYTESTPNPATMKFLVNKLLINGSLDYPDKEKAQESAFARELFKFNFVNGVFFASNFVTITKTEDAEWSDIEALLKEFVKGAVESELAVKPVEHSEEVVFEGSDVEVKIQQVLHDYVRPAVEQDGGAIAYKSFDSGIVTVELRGSCSGCPSSTITLKAGIEGLLKRMVPEVEEVVANAM; the protein is encoded by the coding sequence ATGGCAACAATAAACGTATATACAGAGAGTACTCCGAACCCGGCGACGATGAAGTTCTTGGTGAACAAGTTATTGATCAACGGTAGTTTGGATTATCCAGATAAGGAAAAAGCACAGGAATCTGCCTTCGCAAGGGAATTGTTCAAATTCAACTTCGTGAACGGTGTATTCTTTGCGAGCAACTTCGTAACCATCACCAAAACGGAAGATGCGGAATGGTCGGATATCGAAGCGCTATTGAAAGAATTCGTTAAGGGTGCTGTAGAATCTGAGCTTGCAGTAAAACCGGTTGAACACTCGGAAGAAGTGGTATTCGAAGGTTCTGATGTAGAGGTGAAGATCCAACAGGTATTGCACGATTATGTTCGCCCAGCGGTTGAGCAGGATGGTGGCGCAATTGCCTACAAATCTTTCGACAGTGGTATTGTAACGGTTGAACTTCGCGGTTCATGCTCCGGATGTCCATCTTCGACCATTACACTAAAGGCAGGAATCGAAGGCTTGCTAAAACGCATGGTTCCGGAAGTAGAAGAAGTTGTTGCGAACGCAATGTAA
- the purB gene encoding adenylosuccinate lyase yields the protein MTLSPLTAITPIDGRYYNNTKDLSNYFSEFALIKYRVLVEVEYFIALCGSGIPQLSHFDGSLNNKLRDLYRNFSLEDAQWIKDTEKVTNHDVKAVEYFLKNEFEKLGLSDSLEFIHFGLTSQDINNTAIPHSWKDALQEVYNPAITELVDELKKLSTEWENVSMLARTHGQPASPTRLGKEIKVFIERIEKQLELLKSIPFSAKFGGATGNFNAHFVAYPNHDWVAFGNSFVNETLGLDRSQTTTQIEHYDNFAASCDNLKRINNIIIDLCRDVWTYISMDYFKQKITAGQIGSSAMPHKVNPIDFENAEGNLGLANAVLEHLAAKLPISRLQRDLTDSTVLRNIGVPFAYTLIAIKSTLRGLRKLILNEAAFQADLENNWAVVAEAIQTILRREGYPKPYEALKDLTRTNAHVTQATIASFVDGLAVSDEVKAEIKAISPSNYTGVKL from the coding sequence ATGACATTATCTCCCCTAACTGCTATCACTCCAATTGATGGTAGGTATTACAATAACACCAAAGACTTATCGAATTACTTTTCTGAGTTCGCCTTGATAAAATACCGTGTTTTGGTTGAGGTTGAGTATTTTATCGCGTTATGTGGTTCCGGGATTCCTCAGTTGAGCCATTTCGACGGAAGTCTGAACAACAAATTGCGGGATCTATACCGCAACTTCAGCTTGGAAGATGCGCAATGGATTAAGGATACCGAAAAGGTGACCAACCATGATGTTAAAGCGGTGGAATATTTTCTGAAGAACGAGTTTGAAAAATTAGGGCTGTCGGATTCCTTGGAGTTCATCCACTTTGGTTTGACATCCCAGGACATCAACAATACGGCTATTCCACATTCCTGGAAAGATGCCCTCCAAGAGGTGTACAATCCAGCCATTACGGAATTGGTCGACGAACTGAAGAAATTGAGCACGGAGTGGGAAAATGTATCGATGCTGGCCCGTACGCATGGACAGCCGGCCTCTCCTACGCGTTTAGGGAAAGAGATCAAGGTCTTCATCGAACGGATCGAGAAACAACTGGAATTATTGAAATCCATCCCTTTCTCCGCTAAGTTCGGTGGTGCTACCGGAAACTTCAACGCGCATTTTGTGGCCTATCCAAACCACGATTGGGTAGCATTCGGAAACAGTTTTGTCAATGAGACATTGGGACTTGACCGATCCCAAACCACCACGCAGATCGAACACTACGATAATTTTGCGGCGAGCTGTGATAACCTGAAACGCATCAACAACATCATTATCGACTTATGTCGTGATGTGTGGACCTATATTTCCATGGATTACTTCAAGCAGAAGATCACTGCTGGACAGATTGGATCCTCAGCGATGCCACATAAGGTGAATCCGATCGACTTTGAAAACGCAGAAGGAAATCTTGGGCTTGCTAATGCTGTGCTGGAGCATTTAGCAGCGAAGTTACCGATCTCCAGACTACAACGTGACCTAACGGACTCGACAGTCCTTCGAAATATCGGCGTTCCTTTCGCCTACACACTGATTGCAATAAAATCTACCTTACGAGGTCTTCGCAAGTTGATCTTGAACGAGGCAGCATTCCAGGCGGATCTGGAGAACAACTGGGCAGTTGTTGCAGAAGCGATCCAAACGATCCTTCGTCGTGAGGGCTATCCTAAACCATACGAAGCCTTGAAAGACCTCACACGTACCAATGCGCACGTGACACAGGCGACCATTGCTTCATTTGTGGACGGATTGGCCGTTTCCGATGAGGTAAAAGCAGAGATCAAAGCCATTAGCCCGAGCAATTATACGGGTGTGAAGCTATAA
- a CDS encoding transketolase translates to MSADINKLEQIASQVRRDIVRMVHACQSGHPGGSLGCTDYFVALYFHAMKHDPSFNMDGIGEDLFFLSNGHISPVFYSTLARAGYFPVSELSTFRKINSRLQGHPTTHEHLPGIRVASGSLGQGLSVALGAAQAKKLNKDNSLVYVLMGDGELQEGQVWEAAMYAPHNKMDNIIAAVDYNRAQIDGSTDEVLNLGNLRAKWEAFGWDVLEVDNGNDMTAVIAGLDEAKSRTGKGKPVIILLHTEMGSGVDFMMGSHKWHGVAPNDEQLETALNQIPRTIGDY, encoded by the coding sequence ATGAGTGCAGACATAAACAAACTAGAACAGATCGCTTCGCAGGTAAGAAGAGACATTGTTCGCATGGTGCATGCTTGCCAATCCGGACACCCAGGAGGATCATTGGGCTGTACGGATTATTTTGTGGCATTGTACTTTCATGCGATGAAACATGACCCATCTTTCAACATGGATGGCATCGGTGAGGACTTATTCTTCTTGTCCAACGGGCATATTTCTCCGGTATTCTACAGTACATTGGCACGGGCTGGATATTTTCCAGTGAGTGAGCTGTCGACTTTCCGTAAGATCAATTCCCGTTTACAGGGACACCCGACTACGCACGAGCACCTTCCGGGAATCCGTGTGGCTTCAGGTTCTTTGGGACAGGGTCTTTCCGTAGCGTTGGGTGCTGCCCAAGCGAAGAAATTAAACAAGGACAACAGCCTGGTTTATGTATTGATGGGAGACGGTGAGTTGCAAGAAGGTCAAGTTTGGGAAGCAGCTATGTATGCTCCTCACAATAAAATGGACAATATCATTGCCGCAGTGGATTACAACCGCGCACAGATCGATGGTTCTACAGACGAAGTGTTGAACCTGGGTAACCTACGTGCGAAATGGGAAGCATTCGGATGGGATGTATTGGAAGTGGACAACGGAAACGATATGACAGCAGTCATTGCCGGTCTTGATGAAGCAAAATCTCGTACCGGAAAAGGCAAACCGGTGATTATCCTATTGCATACCGAAATGGGATCCGGTGTTGACTTTATGATGGGTTCACATAAATGGCACGGTGTTGCTCCAAATGACGAACAGTTGGAGACGGCGTTAAACCAAATTCCTAGAACTATCGGCGATTATTAA